A genomic window from Cucumis melo cultivar AY chromosome 8, USDA_Cmelo_AY_1.0, whole genome shotgun sequence includes:
- the LOC103486075 gene encoding 18S rRNA (guanine-N(7))-methyltransferase RID2-like gives MTSRPELQAPPEIFYNDAEARKYTSSSRIIEIQAKITDRALELLTLSDDGVPRLLLDIGCGSGLSGETLSEHGHQWIGLDISQSMLNVALERETDGELLLGDMGQGLGIRPGVVDGAISISAVQWLCNADKSSHNPRLRLKAFFESLYKCLARGARAVLQVYPENVHQRELILGFAMRAGFAGGVVVDYPHSARSRKEYLVLTCGPPSISTTVPKGKDGDCESCSDDDVAEDDENQTVRMAAPRKRQKIMKRGRGREWVLKKKEQMRRKGNIVPPDSKYTARKRKACF, from the exons ATGACTTCAAGACCAGAACTACAAGCTCCTCCAGAAATATTCTACAACGATGCAGAGGCTCGAAAATATACTTCATCCTCGCGTATCATCGAAATTCAG GCAAAAATCACAGATAGAGCATTGGAGCTTCTTACTTTGTCTGATGACGGAGTCCCCAGATTGCTTCTTGATATTG GCTGTGGATCGGGTCTGAGTGGGGAAACATTGTCTGAGCATGGGCACCAGTGGATTGGTTTGGATATATCTCAATCAATGCTTA aTGTTGCATTGGAGCGGGAGACTGATGGTGAACTTTTACTTGGTGACATGGGTCAG GGATTAGGAATTCGTCCTGGAGTTGTTGATGGGGCTATTAGCATCTCTGCGGTTCAG TGGTTGTGCAACGCTGACAAGTCCTCTCATAATCCTCGACTAAGATTGAA GGCCTTCTTTGAATCGCTATACAAATGCTTAGCTAGGGGTGCAAGAGCAGTGTTGCAAGTTTATCCTGAAAATGTGCACCAGCGTGAGTTGATTCTAGGTTTTGCCATGCGAGCAGGATTTGCTGGTGGTGTCGTCGTTGATTACCCACACAG TGCGAGGAGTAGAAAAGAGTACCTAGTGCTGACTTGCGGTCCGCCATCAATTAGTACAACTGTTCCAAAGGGAAAAGATGGAGACTGTGAGAGCTGTTCTGATGATGATGTTGCTGAAGATGATGAAAATCAAACC GTTCGTATGGCAGCACCAAGGAAAAGGCAGAAAATCATGAAGAGAGGCAGAGGAAGAGAGTGGGTACTGAAGAAGAAGGAACAGATGAGAAGAAAAGGAAACATTGTCCCTCCTGACTCGAAATACACAGCCCGAAAACGCAAGGCTTGCTTTTGA
- the LOC127150695 gene encoding uncharacterized protein LOC127150695 yields MVNNRKGTYTDKSTEEVLEAPSPRAAVHGIRTFPTNSDDLDDVPLARLLKKVAAPDVFPEKSADPVLSVHSQESSSSEDVFVPTPGLCQTSSIEPDEDVVEPVGNEDVVEHVDTDDHNDEVPVDDNVDQSAQQETQSVLTEPKPSRKKVQENRRNITTKTGRKKVPLNIPSIPIDGISFHQEESAGLSKTISDVGPFYPQLIREFIVNLPADFNDPAFVLSRGTLSFWPTDGIPVIALSVKYAILHKIGIANWFPSSHASSVSVALGTFLYRISNDDRGSHVLDINHDVHPSLGPRLFDTTDWDEATDGFFVDRELASRILNSLTAESRSLSTAISLLYERRLEINSLIRHLKTFAPSSSRGDPSSN; encoded by the exons ATGGTGAACAATCGTAAGGGAACCTACACTGACAAGTCCACTGAAGAAGTGCTTGAAGCTCCGAGTCCAAGAGCAGCTGTGCATGGCATACGA ACATTTCCTACAAACTCTGATGACCTAGATGACGTTCCTTTAGCTCGATTATTAAAGAAGGTTGCTGCTCCTGATGTCTTTCCTGAAAAATCTGCTGATCCTGTTTTGTCTGTTCACTCTCAAGAGAGTTCGTCGTCTGAAGATGTGTTCGTCCCTACCCCTGGACTTTGCCAAACTTCTTCTATAGAACCAG ATGAAGATGTTGTTGAACCTGTTGGTAATGAAGATGTTGTTGAGCATGTTGACACTGATGATCATAATGATGAGGTTCCCGTTGATGATAATGTGGATCAGAGTGCTCAACAAGAAACACAATCAGTTCTTACAGAACCAAAGCCATCTAGGAAGAAGGTTCAGGAAAATCGACGAAACATTACTACCAAAACTGGTAGAAAGAAAGTTCCTCTAAATATCCCATCAATCCCGATTGATGGTATATCGTTTCATCAGGAGGAAAGC GCTGGGTTGTCAAAAACTATTTCGGATGTGGGCCCGTTTTATCCTCAGCTTATTAGAGAATTCATAGTTAACTTGCCAGCTGATTTTAATGATCCAG CTTTTGTATTATCTAGAGGGACATTATCTTTTTGGCCTACTGATGGTATACCTGTTATTGCTCTAAGTGTCAAGTATGCCATTCTGCATAAGATTGGTATTGCAAATTGGTTTCCTTCATCCCATGCTTCTAGCGTTTCTGTTGCGTTAGGGACATTCTTGTATCGCATCAGCAATGACGACAGG GGCAGTCATGTGCTTGATATAAATCATGATGTGCATCCTTCTCTAGGGCCTCGATTGTTTGATACAACGGACTGGGATGAAGCTACTGATGGGTTCTTTGTTGATAGAGAATTGGCTTCCAGAATTCTTAATTCCCTTACAGCCGAGTCTCGTTCGCTATCCACTGCCATTAGTTTGTTGTATGAACGTCGTTTGGAAATTAATTCTCTTATTCGTCATCTGAAGACCTTTGCTCCATCATCAAGTCGAGGGGATCCTAGTtctaattga